One Streptomyces sp. R28 DNA window includes the following coding sequences:
- the recF gene encoding DNA replication/repair protein RecF produces the protein MHVTHLSLADFRSYARVEVPLDPGVTAFVGPNGQGKTNLVEAVGYLATLGSHRVASDAPLVRMGADRAIIRAQVKQGDRQQLVELELNPGKANRARINRSSQVRPRDVLGIVRTVLFAPEDLALIKGDPGERRRFLDELITARSPRMAGVRSDYERVLKQRNTLLKTAALARRHGGRTMDLSTLDVWDQHLAHAGAELLAQRLDLIATIQPLADKAYEQLAPGGGPVALDYKPSAPGGAHTREGLFEQLMAALADARKQEIERGVTLVGPHRDDLVLKLGQLPAKGYASHGESWSYALALRLASYDLLRAEGNEPVLVLDDVFAELDTRRRERLAELVAPGEQVLVTAAVDDDVPHVLTGARYAVSDGTVERV, from the coding sequence ATGCACGTCACGCATCTGTCGCTGGCCGACTTCCGCTCGTACGCCCGGGTCGAAGTCCCGCTCGACCCGGGCGTCACCGCCTTCGTCGGACCCAACGGCCAGGGCAAGACCAACCTCGTCGAGGCCGTCGGCTATCTCGCCACCCTCGGCAGCCATCGCGTCGCCTCCGACGCCCCCCTCGTCCGCATGGGCGCCGACCGGGCGATCATCCGGGCCCAGGTCAAACAGGGCGACCGGCAGCAACTGGTCGAGCTGGAGCTGAACCCCGGCAAGGCCAACCGGGCCCGCATCAACAGGTCCTCGCAGGTCAGACCCCGTGACGTGCTCGGCATCGTGCGGACCGTCCTGTTCGCCCCGGAGGACCTCGCCCTGATCAAGGGCGACCCCGGAGAGCGGCGCCGTTTCCTCGACGAGCTGATCACCGCCCGCTCCCCGCGCATGGCGGGCGTCCGTTCCGACTACGAGCGGGTCCTCAAGCAGCGCAACACCCTCCTCAAGACGGCCGCGCTGGCCCGTCGGCACGGCGGCCGCACGATGGACCTGTCCACCCTCGACGTCTGGGACCAGCACCTCGCGCACGCGGGCGCCGAGTTGCTCGCCCAGCGACTGGACCTGATCGCGACGATCCAGCCCCTCGCCGACAAGGCGTACGAGCAACTGGCCCCCGGCGGCGGCCCTGTCGCCCTGGACTACAAGCCGTCGGCTCCAGGCGGGGCGCACACGCGCGAGGGCCTCTTCGAGCAGCTGATGGCGGCGCTCGCCGACGCCCGCAAGCAGGAGATCGAGCGCGGCGTCACCCTCGTAGGCCCCCATCGGGACGATTTGGTTCTCAAACTCGGTCAGCTGCCCGCCAAGGGTTACGCCTCGCACGGCGAGTCCTGGTCCTACGCGCTGGCGCTGCGCCTGGCCTCGTACGACCTGCTCAGGGCCGAGGGCAACGAACCGGTGCTGGTCCTCGACGACGTCTTCGCCGAACTGGACACCCGACGCCGCGAGCGCCTGGCCGAGTTGGTCGCGCCCGGTGAGCAGGTCCTGGTGACCGCCGCGGTCGACGACGACGTACCGCATGTGCTGACGGGGGCGCGGTACGCCGTGTCCGACGGGACGGTGGAGCGCGTATGA
- a CDS encoding DUF721 domain-containing protein: protein MSENPSENAPKKAPEPSGVDLARVALRAAKEQARARGDAAQQKKQARRGGLRSGARADGRDPLALGAAINRLITERGWETPAAVGGVMGRWPQIVGEDVAKHCVPEKYDEDERVLVVRCDSTAWATNLRLLAPTLVARLNEDLGHGAVRQIKVQGPGGPPRRYGPLRAPGSTGPGDTYG from the coding sequence ATGAGCGAGAACCCGTCCGAGAACGCCCCCAAGAAGGCCCCCGAACCCTCCGGAGTCGACCTCGCGCGCGTGGCGCTGCGGGCGGCCAAGGAGCAGGCACGCGCGCGTGGGGACGCGGCGCAGCAGAAGAAGCAGGCGCGGCGCGGAGGGCTGCGCTCCGGCGCGCGTGCCGACGGCCGCGACCCCCTGGCGCTCGGCGCTGCCATTAACCGCTTGATCACCGAGCGGGGCTGGGAGACCCCGGCGGCGGTGGGCGGTGTGATGGGCCGTTGGCCGCAGATCGTCGGCGAGGACGTCGCCAAGCACTGTGTGCCGGAGAAGTACGACGAGGACGAGCGGGTCCTGGTCGTGCGCTGCGACTCGACGGCCTGGGCGACGAACCTTCGGCTGCTCGCCCCGACGCTGGTCGCCCGCCTCAACGAGGACCTCGGCCATGGTGCGGTGCGGCAGATCAAGGTGCAGGGCCCCGGTGGCCCGCCCCGCCGTTACGGCCCCCTGCGCGCGCCCGGCAGCACCGGTCCCGGTGACACCTACGGCTGA
- the gyrB gene encoding DNA topoisomerase (ATP-hydrolyzing) subunit B: MADSGNPNENIPSTDAGANGAVTPSNGEVTASYDASAITVLEGLDAVRKRPGMYIGSTGERGLHHLVQEVVDNSVDEALAGHADTIDVTILADGGVRVVDNGRGIPVGIVPSEGKPAVEVVLTVLHAGGKFGGGGYAVSGGLHGVGVSVVNALSTKVSVEIKTDGYRWTQDYKLGVPTAPLAQHEATDEHGTTVIFWADPDIFETTDYSFETLSRRFQEMAFLNKGLRINLTDERESAKATAGADEAGEDEKHEVKYVSYHYEGGIVDFVKYLNSRKGEVVHPTVIDLEAEDKDRHLSLEVAMQWNGGYTEGVYSFANIIHTHEGGTHEEGFRAALTSLINKYARDKKLLREKDDNLTGDDIREGLTAIISVKLSEPQFEGQTKTKLGNTEVKTFVQKVIYEHLTDWLDRNPNEAADIIRKGIQAATARVAARKARDLTRRKGLLETASLPGKLSDCQSNDPTKCEIFIVEGDSAGGSAKSGRNPEYQAILPIRGKILNVEKARIDKILQNQEIQALISAFGTGVHEDFDIEKLRYHKIILMADADVDGQHISTLLLTFLFRFMRPLVEAGHVYLSRPPLYKIKWGRDDVEYAYSDRERDALIEMGRQRGKRVREDSIQRFKGLGEMNAEELRVTTMDQEHRVLGQVTLDDAAQADDLFSVLMGEDVEARRQFIQRNAKDVRFLDI; this comes from the coding sequence GTGGCCGATTCCGGCAACCCCAACGAGAACATCCCGTCCACCGACGCCGGCGCCAACGGCGCGGTGACCCCGTCGAACGGCGAGGTCACCGCCTCGTACGACGCCAGCGCCATCACCGTCCTCGAGGGTCTGGACGCGGTCCGCAAGCGACCCGGCATGTACATCGGCTCGACCGGTGAGCGAGGACTCCACCACCTGGTGCAGGAGGTCGTCGACAACTCCGTCGACGAGGCGCTGGCCGGCCACGCGGACACCATCGACGTGACGATCCTGGCCGACGGCGGCGTACGGGTCGTGGACAACGGCCGTGGCATCCCGGTCGGCATCGTCCCCTCCGAGGGCAAGCCGGCCGTCGAGGTCGTGCTGACCGTGCTGCACGCGGGCGGAAAGTTCGGCGGCGGCGGCTACGCGGTCTCCGGCGGTCTGCACGGCGTGGGTGTCTCCGTCGTGAACGCCCTGTCGACCAAGGTGTCCGTCGAGATCAAGACTGATGGCTACCGCTGGACGCAGGACTACAAGTTGGGCGTCCCCACGGCCCCCCTTGCCCAGCACGAGGCCACTGACGAGCACGGCACCACGGTCATCTTCTGGGCCGACCCGGACATCTTCGAGACCACCGACTACTCCTTCGAGACGCTGTCGCGGCGCTTCCAGGAGATGGCGTTCCTCAACAAGGGCCTGCGCATCAACCTCACCGACGAGCGTGAGTCGGCGAAGGCCACCGCCGGTGCGGACGAGGCGGGCGAGGACGAGAAGCACGAGGTCAAGTACGTCTCGTACCACTACGAGGGCGGCATCGTCGACTTCGTGAAGTACCTCAACTCCCGCAAGGGAGAAGTGGTCCACCCCACCGTGATCGACCTCGAGGCCGAGGACAAGGACAGGCACCTGTCCCTCGAAGTCGCCATGCAGTGGAACGGCGGCTACACCGAGGGTGTGTACTCCTTCGCCAACATCATCCACACCCACGAGGGCGGTACGCACGAAGAGGGCTTCCGCGCCGCGCTGACCTCGCTGATCAACAAGTACGCGCGCGACAAGAAGCTGCTGCGCGAGAAGGACGACAACCTCACGGGTGACGACATCCGCGAGGGTCTGACCGCGATCATCTCGGTGAAGCTGAGCGAGCCGCAGTTCGAGGGCCAGACCAAGACCAAGCTGGGCAACACCGAGGTGAAGACCTTCGTCCAGAAGGTCATCTACGAGCACCTGACGGACTGGCTGGACCGCAACCCGAACGAGGCGGCGGACATCATCCGTAAGGGCATCCAGGCGGCCACCGCGCGCGTGGCGGCCCGCAAGGCCCGTGACCTGACGCGTCGTAAGGGCCTGCTGGAGACGGCGTCCCTGCCGGGCAAGCTCTCCGACTGCCAGTCGAACGACCCCACCAAGTGCGAGATCTTCATCGTCGAGGGTGACTCCGCCGGCGGCTCGGCCAAGTCCGGCCGCAACCCGGAGTACCAGGCGATCCTCCCGATCCGAGGAAAGATCCTCAACGTCGAGAAGGCGCGGATCGACAAGATCCTGCAGAACCAGGAGATCCAGGCGCTGATCTCCGCCTTCGGCACGGGCGTGCACGAGGACTTCGACATCGAGAAGCTCCGCTATCACAAGATCATCCTGATGGCGGACGCCGATGTCGACGGCCAGCACATCAGCACCCTGCTGCTGACCTTCCTGTTCCGCTTCATGCGGCCGCTGGTCGAGGCCGGGCACGTGTACCTCTCCCGTCCCCCGCTGTACAAGATCAAGTGGGGCCGGGACGACGTCGAGTACGCGTACTCGGACCGTGAGCGTGACGCGCTGATCGAGATGGGGCGTCAGCGCGGCAAGCGCGTCCGTGAGGACTCCATCCAGCGCTTCAAGGGTCTCGGCGAGATGAACGCCGAGGAGCTGCGCGTGACCACCATGGACCAGGAGCACCGCGTCCTCGGCCAGGTCACCCTCGACGACGCCGCCCAGGCCGACGACCTGTTCTCGGTCCTGATGGGCGAGGACGTCGAGGCGCGCCGCCAGTTCATCCAGCGCAACGCCAAGGACGTCCGCTTCCTCGACATCTGA
- the gyrA gene encoding DNA gyrase subunit A, whose product MTDENTPVTPDEGQTLRVEPVGLETEMQRSYLDYAMSVIVSRALPDVRDGLKPVHRRVLYAMYDGGYRPERGFYKCARVVGDVMGNYHPHGDSSIYDALVRLAQPWSMRMPLVDSNGNFGSPGNDPAAAMRYTECKMAPLSMEMVRDIDEETVDFTDNYDGRSQEPTVLPARFPNLLINGSAGIAVGMATNIPPHNLREVASGAQWYLENPEASHEELLDALMERIKGPDFPTGALVVGRKGIEEAYRTGRGSITMRAVVEVEEIQNRQCLVVTELPYQVNPDNLAQKIADLVKDGKVGGIADVRDETSSRTGQRLVIVLKRDGVAKVVLNNLYKHTDLQTNFGANMLALVDGVPRTLSLDAFIRHWVTHQIEVIVRRTKFRLRKAEERAHILRGLLKALDAIDEVIALIRRSDTVDIARTGLMDLLEIDEIQANAILEMQLRRLAALERQKIIQEHDELQAKITEYNEILASPVRQRGIVSAELAAIVEKYGDDRKTMLVPYDGDMSIEDLIAEEDIVVTVSRGGYVKRTKTVDYRAQKRGGKGVRGTKLKEDDIVDHFFVSTTHHWLLFFTNKGRVYRAKAYELPDAGREARGQHVANLLAFQPDEAIAEILAIRDYEAAPYLVLATKGGLVKKTPLKDYDSPRSGGVIAINLREREDGSDDELIGAELVSADDDLLLISKKAQSIRFTATDDSLRPMGRATSGVKGMSFREGDELLSMNVVRTGTFVFTATDGGYAKRTPVDEYRVQGRGGLGIKAAKIVEDRGSLVGALVVEETDEILAITLGGGVIRTRVNEVRETGRDTMGVQLINLGKRDAVVGIARNAEAGREAEEVDGDLAVDETDEGAATTIGTDEGEAPSAE is encoded by the coding sequence ATGACCGACGAGAACACTCCCGTCACTCCTGACGAGGGACAGACCCTGCGTGTCGAGCCCGTCGGGCTCGAGACGGAGATGCAGCGTTCGTACCTCGACTACGCGATGTCCGTCATCGTCTCGCGTGCGCTGCCGGACGTCCGCGACGGCCTCAAGCCCGTCCACCGCCGCGTGCTGTACGCCATGTACGACGGCGGCTACCGCCCCGAGCGCGGCTTCTACAAGTGCGCGCGCGTGGTCGGCGACGTCATGGGCAACTACCACCCGCACGGCGACAGTTCGATCTACGACGCGCTGGTCCGTCTCGCGCAGCCGTGGTCGATGCGGATGCCGCTGGTGGACTCCAACGGCAACTTCGGCTCTCCGGGCAACGACCCGGCGGCGGCCATGCGCTACACCGAGTGCAAGATGGCGCCGCTGTCGATGGAGATGGTCCGTGACATCGACGAGGAGACCGTCGACTTCACGGACAACTACGACGGCCGCTCCCAGGAGCCGACCGTCCTGCCGGCCCGCTTCCCGAACCTGCTGATCAACGGCTCCGCCGGTATCGCGGTCGGCATGGCGACCAACATCCCGCCGCACAACCTGCGCGAGGTCGCCTCCGGCGCCCAGTGGTACCTGGAGAACCCCGAGGCCTCGCACGAGGAACTGCTCGACGCGCTCATGGAGCGCATCAAGGGCCCCGACTTCCCGACCGGTGCCCTGGTGGTGGGCCGCAAGGGCATCGAGGAGGCGTACCGCACCGGCCGCGGCTCGATCACCATGCGCGCGGTCGTCGAGGTCGAGGAGATCCAGAACCGCCAGTGCCTGGTGGTCACGGAGCTGCCGTACCAGGTCAACCCCGACAACCTCGCGCAGAAGATCGCCGACTTGGTGAAGGACGGCAAGGTCGGCGGCATCGCGGACGTCCGCGACGAGACGTCGTCCCGTACCGGCCAGCGTCTGGTCATCGTGCTGAAGCGCGACGGGGTCGCCAAGGTCGTCCTGAACAACCTCTACAAGCACACGGACCTGCAGACGAACTTCGGCGCCAACATGCTGGCGCTCGTCGACGGCGTCCCGCGCACCCTCTCCCTGGACGCGTTCATCCGCCACTGGGTGACGCACCAGATCGAGGTCATCGTCCGTCGTACGAAGTTCCGCCTGCGCAAGGCCGAGGAGCGGGCGCACATCCTGCGCGGCCTGCTGAAGGCCCTGGACGCCATCGACGAGGTCATCGCGCTGATCCGGCGCAGCGACACCGTCGACATCGCGCGCACGGGCCTGATGGACCTCCTGGAGATCGACGAGATCCAGGCCAACGCCATCCTCGAGATGCAGCTGCGCCGACTGGCCGCCCTGGAGCGCCAGAAGATCATCCAGGAGCACGACGAGCTCCAGGCGAAGATCACCGAGTACAACGAGATCCTGGCCTCGCCGGTCCGCCAGCGTGGCATCGTCAGCGCGGAACTCGCCGCGATCGTCGAGAAGTACGGCGACGACCGCAAGACCATGCTGGTGCCCTACGACGGCGACATGTCCATCGAGGACCTGATCGCCGAGGAGGACATCGTCGTCACGGTCTCGCGCGGCGGTTACGTCAAGCGCACCAAGACCGTCGACTACCGGGCGCAGAAGCGCGGCGGCAAGGGCGTACGCGGTACGAAGCTGAAGGAAGACGACATCGTCGACCACTTCTTCGTGTCCACGACCCACCACTGGCTGCTGTTCTTCACCAACAAGGGCCGCGTCTACCGGGCGAAGGCCTATGAGCTGCCGGACGCCGGACGTGAGGCGCGTGGCCAGCACGTGGCGAACCTGCTGGCCTTCCAGCCGGACGAGGCGATCGCCGAGATCCTCGCGATCCGCGACTACGAGGCGGCGCCGTACCTGGTGCTCGCCACGAAGGGCGGACTTGTGAAGAAGACGCCGCTGAAGGATTACGATTCGCCTCGCTCCGGCGGCGTGATCGCGATCAACTTGCGCGAGCGCGAGGACGGTTCCGACGACGAACTGATCGGTGCCGAGCTCGTCTCGGCCGACGACGATCTGCTTCTGATCAGCAAGAAGGCACAGTCGATCAGGTTCACGGCGACGGACGACTCGCTGCGTCCCATGGGCCGCGCCACCTCCGGTGTCAAGGGCATGAGCTTCCGCGAGGGAGACGAGCTGCTCTCGATGAATGTTGTTCGAACCGGTACGTTCGTGTTCACTGCCACCGACGGTGGGTACGCGAAGCGGACCCCCGTCGACGAGTACCGCGTCCAGGGCCGCGGCGGCCTCGGTATCAAGGCCGCCAAGATCGTGGAGGACCGCGGCTCGCTCGTCGGTGCGCTGGTGGTCGAGGAGACCGACGAGATCCTCGCCATCACGCTGGGCGGCGGTGTGATTCGTACGCGAGTCAACGAGGTCAGGGAGACGGGCCGTGACACCATGGGCGTCCAACTGATCAACCTGGGCAAGCGCGATGCCGTGGTCGGTATCGCTCGTAACGCCGAGGCGGGACGCGAGGCGGAGGAGGTCGACGGCGACTTGGCCGTCGACGAGACCGACGAGGGTGCCGCCACGACCATCGGCACGGACGAGGGTGAGGCACCCTCGGCCGAGTAG
- a CDS encoding DUF3566 domain-containing protein — MSGATGAGSSGTSTGSTAGKDTDGGGRGSAARATDTHTTQLKAIKPPAKDSPSPDEPGSQGGTVTDTRGPQPQQYAAGAGSAAPGAQPQPQPQPAPTGAQQAASAPPASPLPGERQAQQPSGPYHPPQAYQTPAPASAARRPRTGASTTPRTRKARLRVAKADPWSVMKVSFLLSIALGICTIVASAVLWMVMDAMGVFSTVGGTISEATGSNESNGFDLQSFLSLPHVLMFTSIIAVIDVVLATALATLGAFIYNLSAGFVGGVELTLAEDE; from the coding sequence GTGAGCGGAGCCACGGGCGCCGGATCGTCCGGTACCTCGACCGGTTCTACGGCCGGTAAGGACACGGACGGCGGCGGCCGTGGCTCCGCCGCGCGTGCGACGGACACGCACACGACCCAGCTCAAAGCGATCAAGCCGCCCGCGAAGGACTCGCCCTCGCCAGACGAACCTGGATCCCAGGGGGGAACCGTGACGGACACCCGAGGCCCGCAGCCCCAGCAGTACGCGGCCGGCGCGGGCTCGGCCGCTCCGGGCGCCCAGCCGCAGCCACAGCCGCAGCCCGCGCCCACGGGGGCGCAGCAGGCGGCCTCCGCGCCGCCGGCTTCGCCGCTGCCGGGGGAACGGCAGGCGCAGCAGCCCTCCGGGCCCTACCACCCGCCGCAGGCCTACCAGACGCCCGCTCCGGCGAGCGCCGCACGTCGGCCGCGCACAGGAGCGAGTACGACGCCCCGCACCCGCAAGGCGCGCCTGCGCGTGGCCAAGGCCGACCCGTGGTCGGTGATGAAGGTCAGCTTCCTGCTCTCCATCGCGCTGGGCATCTGCACGATCGTCGCGTCCGCGGTGCTCTGGATGGTCATGGACGCCATGGGTGTCTTCTCGACGGTGGGCGGCACGATCTCCGAGGCGACCGGTTCGAACGAGTCGAACGGCTTCGACCTGCAGTCCTTCCTGTCGCTGCCGCACGTCCTGATGTTCACGTCGATCATCGCGGTCATCGACGTCGTCCTCGCGACGGCGCTGGCGACACTCGGCGCGTTCATCTACAACCTCTCCGCCGGCTTCGTGGGCGGCGTCGAGCTGACGCTCGCGGAGGACGAGTGA
- a CDS encoding VOC family protein: MTLEWEQVIVHSVDPVALGRWWAEALGWVVVYSSDDEFEIRPEPDRRPGLDFVRFDESKKAKSRLHLDFVPDDQDAEVARLEAHGAKRVDIGQGDQPWVVMADPEGNEFCVLGQRSQ; the protein is encoded by the coding sequence ATGACCTTGGAATGGGAACAGGTAATCGTTCATTCGGTGGATCCGGTGGCCTTGGGACGGTGGTGGGCCGAGGCTCTTGGCTGGGTTGTCGTTTACTCCTCTGATGACGAGTTCGAGATCCGCCCGGAGCCGGATCGCCGACCTGGGTTGGACTTCGTCCGGTTCGATGAGAGCAAGAAGGCCAAGAGCCGGCTGCATCTCGACTTCGTGCCTGATGACCAGGACGCCGAGGTGGCTCGCCTTGAGGCTCATGGCGCGAAGCGTGTCGACATTGGCCAGGGTGACCAGCCGTGGGTTGTCATGGCAGACCCCGAAGGAAACGAGTTCTGTGTCCTTGGCCAACGCTCTCAGTGA
- a CDS encoding AAA family ATPase, giving the protein MIVERAYAHVAEGELGEGYQWPWSVPCVRQLLDDGLKFTAPVTFLVGENGSGKSTLVEALAEGFGLDSWGGSAGYRYAGGREPSALGGRIRFEATAAGRRMLRGSRTRRRGFFLRAETALDALGREQETGRLSGAVNEMSHGEGFLMAFRERFREPGLYVLDEPEAALSFASCLQLVGLLHELGRSGAQIICATHSPVLTALPGAEIIEVGDHGMRPADWRDLELVDHWRRYLNDPWAYLRHIVEPG; this is encoded by the coding sequence ATGATCGTCGAACGGGCATACGCGCATGTTGCCGAGGGCGAGCTGGGCGAGGGGTACCAGTGGCCGTGGTCGGTGCCGTGCGTGCGGCAGCTGCTGGACGACGGCCTGAAGTTCACCGCGCCGGTCACGTTCTTGGTGGGGGAGAACGGCTCGGGCAAGTCGACGCTCGTCGAGGCCCTGGCGGAGGGGTTCGGCCTGGACTCCTGGGGCGGATCCGCGGGCTACCGGTACGCCGGCGGGCGTGAGCCGTCGGCATTGGGCGGGCGGATACGGTTCGAGGCGACGGCGGCCGGCCGCCGTATGCTGCGTGGGTCTCGGACGCGCCGCAGAGGCTTCTTTCTGCGGGCGGAGACCGCGCTGGACGCGCTGGGCCGGGAGCAGGAGACGGGGCGGCTGTCCGGGGCCGTGAACGAGATGAGCCACGGCGAAGGCTTTCTGATGGCCTTCCGGGAGCGGTTCCGGGAGCCAGGGCTGTACGTCCTGGACGAGCCCGAGGCCGCGCTGTCCTTCGCTTCCTGTCTTCAACTCGTCGGGCTGCTGCATGAACTGGGGCGTTCCGGCGCGCAGATCATCTGCGCCACGCACTCACCCGTGCTGACGGCGCTGCCCGGCGCCGAGATCATCGAGGTGGGCGACCACGGAATGCGTCCCGCCGACTGGCGGGATCTGGAACTCGTCGACCACTGGCGGCGCTACCTCAACGACCCTTGGGCCTATCTCCGGCACATCGTCGAACCGGGATGA
- a CDS encoding DUF6344 domain-containing protein, whose translation MARNKVMNLWTTIVTAFLALCTALGFVTTSAAAAAPHKEASRKSDSDRDTSAQLSVPAMPQWAWSYARALPPTMKQRIRAEAHGKTPSCRHRPLTDTETAPSTAAVDACDSAEPPAQPLVPHQR comes from the coding sequence ATGGCCCGGAACAAGGTCATGAACCTGTGGACCACGATCGTCACCGCCTTCCTCGCGCTGTGCACTGCGCTCGGATTCGTCACGACGAGCGCCGCTGCGGCCGCACCGCACAAGGAGGCGTCGCGCAAGAGCGACAGCGACCGCGACACCAGCGCACAGCTGTCAGTGCCGGCGATGCCCCAGTGGGCCTGGTCCTACGCCAGAGCACTGCCCCCCACGATGAAGCAGCGCATCCGCGCCGAGGCGCACGGCAAGACCCCCAGCTGCCGCCACCGTCCGCTCACGGACACCGAAACGGCCCCGTCCACCGCGGCCGTCGACGCCTGCGACTCCGCCGAGCCCCCGGCCCAGCCCCTGGTCCCGCACCAGCGCTGA
- a CDS encoding DLW-39 family protein: MKKLLLVALAAIGGLLVYRQIQADRAEQDLWTEATDSVPTGS; encoded by the coding sequence GTGAAGAAGCTTCTCCTGGTCGCACTGGCCGCCATCGGCGGGCTCCTCGTGTACCGCCAGATCCAGGCGGATCGCGCCGAGCAGGATCTGTGGACGGAGGCGACTGACTCCGTGCCCACGGGTTCGTGA
- a CDS encoding protein kinase, with protein MGEVFAGRYELVDPIGRGGVGAVWRAWDHRRRRYVAAKVLQQSDAHSLLRFVREQALRIDHPHVLAPASWAADDDKVLFTMDLVAGGSLVHLIGDYGPLPPSFVCTLLDQLLAGLAAVHAEGVVHRDIKPANLLLEATGTARPRLRLSDFGIAMRLGEPRLTETNLVVGTPGYLAPEQLMGSEPDFPADLFAVGLVALYLLEGAKPDTKALVQYFAAHGTPGAPKGIPEPLWQVVASLLQPDPLARFRTATGARKALASAAELLPEPGPDDELIEIFDQLGPLPPGFEESGPLKPAPGVGRGRDGSRQFGTGTAGAGVTGSVPTGTGSVPTGPGSMATGTGTGTGSAPQGTGSGTAGGNGSGSVPSDPRQGVAGPAPAWEDAASHSTPGPHTPRPGSQPPATPEPSTPSQPGDKDAPLTMSDTGSFHLPPPQATGSSPTQTPPPQPYPAQTPGQAQAQSQRQAGQAHQGTQHHSAHVSPYDNTHVLSSPHPHAPQYPAQPPTPAQHQRVDASTASYTAQSPQVPPSELPIRQPRRRGGHRATRRASHGLARRPGPPAKVTVPLLLLALACYAVGFWALARI; from the coding sequence ATGGGTGAGGTCTTCGCCGGCCGGTACGAACTGGTCGACCCGATCGGACGCGGAGGCGTCGGCGCCGTCTGGCGCGCCTGGGACCACCGCCGCCGCCGGTACGTGGCCGCCAAGGTCCTGCAGCAGAGCGACGCGCACTCGCTGCTGCGGTTCGTCCGCGAGCAAGCCCTCCGGATCGATCACCCCCATGTGCTCGCGCCCGCCAGCTGGGCCGCCGACGACGACAAGGTCCTGTTCACCATGGACCTGGTGGCCGGCGGTTCGCTGGTCCATCTCATCGGGGACTACGGCCCCTTGCCGCCGTCCTTCGTCTGCACGCTCCTCGACCAGCTCCTCGCAGGGCTGGCCGCCGTGCACGCCGAGGGCGTCGTCCACCGCGACATCAAGCCCGCCAACCTGCTCCTCGAGGCCACCGGCACCGCTCGCCCGCGACTGCGCCTGTCCGACTTCGGCATCGCCATGCGGCTGGGCGAACCCCGCCTGACCGAGACCAACCTCGTGGTGGGAACGCCCGGTTACCTCGCGCCAGAGCAACTCATGGGCTCGGAACCGGACTTCCCCGCCGATCTGTTCGCCGTAGGGCTGGTCGCGTTGTATCTGCTGGAGGGCGCCAAGCCGGACACCAAGGCGCTCGTCCAGTACTTCGCCGCGCACGGAACACCCGGTGCGCCCAAGGGGATTCCCGAACCGCTCTGGCAGGTCGTGGCCTCGTTGCTGCAGCCGGATCCGCTGGCGCGGTTCCGCACGGCCACGGGGGCACGCAAGGCCCTCGCCTCGGCCGCCGAGCTCCTGCCGGAACCGGGCCCCGACGACGAGCTGATCGAGATCTTCGACCAACTCGGGCCGCTGCCGCCGGGGTTCGAGGAGAGCGGGCCCCTCAAACCGGCGCCAGGAGTCGGCAGGGGCAGGGATGGCTCCCGGCAGTTCGGCACGGGCACCGCGGGTGCGGGCGTCACCGGCTCTGTACCGACGGGCACCGGCTCCGTACCGACAGGCCCCGGATCCATGGCGACCGGCACCGGCACCGGCACCGGGTCCGCACCGCAGGGCACTGGGTCCGGGACGGCCGGCGGAAACGGCTCGGGCTCCGTACCGAGCGATCCACGCCAGGGCGTGGCCGGACCGGCCCCGGCCTGGGAGGACGCGGCGTCCCACTCCACGCCCGGCCCCCACACACCCCGCCCCGGATCCCAACCGCCCGCGACCCCGGAGCCGTCCACCCCTTCGCAGCCCGGCGACAAGGACGCTCCTCTCACCATGTCGGACACCGGCAGCTTCCACCTGCCACCGCCTCAGGCCACAGGCTCCTCCCCGACTCAAACGCCCCCACCACAGCCGTACCCGGCACAGACACCAGGCCAGGCACAGGCACAGAGCCAGAGACAGGCGGGCCAGGCACACCAGGGCACGCAGCATCACTCTGCTCACGTCTCCCCCTACGACAACACGCACGTCCTGTCCTCCCCTCACCCACACGCACCCCAGTACCCGGCTCAGCCTCCGACGCCGGCGCAGCACCAACGCGTCGATGCCTCTACTGCTTCGTACACCGCTCAGAGCCCGCAGGTTCCACCTTCGGAACTCCCCATTCGGCAGCCGCGCCGCCGCGGCGGCCACCGCGCCACCCGTCGCGCCTCCCACGGCCTCGCACGACGGCCTGGTCCACCCGCCAAGGTGACAGTCCCGCTCCTGCTGCTGGCGCTGGCCTGCTACGCCGTGGGTTTCTGGGCGCTGGCCCGCATCTGA